Proteins encoded in a region of the Scomber scombrus chromosome 16, fScoSco1.1, whole genome shotgun sequence genome:
- the LOC133996085 gene encoding gap junction alpha-9 protein-like, with the protein MGDWNFLGGILEEVHIHSTMVGKIWLTILFIFRMLVLGVAAEDVWNDEQSDFVCNTEQPGCRNVCYDQAFPISLIRYWVLQVIFVSSPSLVYMGHAIYQLRALEKERHCKKVALRRELEAVDTELVEVRRRIEKEVRQLEQGKLNKAPLRGSLLCTYIAHIVTRSVVEVSFMMGQLILYGHRLSPLYKCEREPCPNVVDCFVSRPTEKTVFMMFMQAIASISLFLSLLEIIHLSYKKIKKGFLDYYPHLKDDLDDYYVNKSKKNSVVHQVCMGTSVPRKSTIPTAPSGYTLLLEKQGNGPNYPLLNASSAFVPIQGDPGAKPESHKDSKEGMPSPTEQNSNSNNTSSETRSPPADKQDEPEESPHEDLVCASSEYPTLPVADTSSCTTLSGITRKQRRVSPPWNCSTVVEGNGSDSGDSYHGNNSMKLRSSCVGPRARVLSKSDIKRPSRSQSPDSAGELSSVSRHSRESNSPTVSSPNRRVSAASSSSSRRAPNDLQI; encoded by the coding sequence atgggagACTGGAACTTCCTTGGTGGGATCTTGGAGGAGGTGCATATCCACTCCACTATGGTGGGTAAGATATGGCTGACCATCCTGTTCATATTTCGGATGCTGGTGCTGGGCGTCGCTGCGGAGGACGTGTGGAACGATGAGCAGTCCGACTTTGTCTGTAATACCGAGCAGCCTGGCTGCCGGAACGTCTGCTACGACCAAGCCTTCCCCATCTCCCTCATCCGCTACTGGGTGCTGCAGGTGATCTTTGTGTCCTCCCCCTCACTGGTCTACATGGGTCACGCCATCTACCAACTGCGAGCACTAGAGAAGGAGCGCCACTGCAAGAAGGTGGCTCTTCGTCGAGAGCTGGAGGCTGTGGACACAGAGCTGGTGGAGGTGCGGAGGAGGATTGAAAAGGAGGTGAGGCAACTGGAGCAGGGGAAGCTCAACAAGGCACCACTGAGGGGTTCTCTATTGTGTACTTATATAGCCCACATTGTTACTCGCTCAGTGGTCGAGGTCAGCTTCATGATGGGCCAGCTCATTCTCTACGGCCACCGCCTGAGCCCTCTGTACAAGTGTGAACGGGAGCCTTGCCCAAACGTTGTGGACTGCTTTGTCTCCAGGCCCACAGAGAAAACTGTTTTCATGATGTTCATGCAAGCCATCGCCTCCATCTCCCTGTTTCTCAGCCTGCTTGAGATCATACACCTGAGTTACAAGAAGATTAAGAAGGGCTTCCTGGACTACTACCCACATCTCAAAGATGACCTTGACGATTATTACGTCAACAAGTCAAAGAAGAACTCAGTTGTGCATCAGGTTTGCATGGGCACGTCTGTGCCTCGCAAGAGTACTATTCCCACAGCACCAAGTGGATACACGTTACTATTGGAGAAGCAGGGCAATGGACCCAATTACCCTCTTCTCAATGCCTCCTCTGCCTTCGTCCCAATACAGGGAGACCCTGGTGCAAAGCCAGAAAGCCACAAGGATAGCAAGGAGGGCATGCCGAGCCCCACAGAGCAAAACAGCAACTCCAACAACACAAGCAGCGAGACCCGATCTCCTCCTGCTGACAAACAGGACGAACCAGAGGAATCGCCCCATGAGGACCTGGTATGTGCAAGCTCTGAGTATCCCACCCTCCCTGTAGCAGACACCTCGTCCTGCACCACACTGTCTGGAATTacaaggaagcaaaggagggtcAGTCCACCGTGGAACTGCTCCACAGTAGTAGAGGGGAATGGCTCAGACAGTGGAGATTCCTACCATGGGAACAACAGCATGAAGCTACGTAGCAGCTGTGTCGGCCCCAGAGCGAGAGTGCTCTCCAAATCAGACATTAAGAGACCGAGCAGGTCCCAGAGCCCGGACTCTGCAGGGGAGCTGAGCTCTGTATCTCGACATAGCCGTGAGAGTAACAGCCCCACAGTCTCCTCTCCAAACCGCCGAGTGTCAGCGGCGAGCAGTTCCAGCAGTAGACGAGCTCCAAATGATCTGCAGATATAA
- the mycbp gene encoding C-Myc-binding protein has product MAHYRASESKREQFRRYLEKSGVLDTITSVLVALYEETDKPNNALDFIKLHLGASGPEPADAEALRMELSDLQQKCNLLMEENKELRNKLMQYEPSPEEGAAE; this is encoded by the exons ATGGCCCATTACAGA GCCTCAGAGTCGAAGAGAGAACAATTTAGAAGATATCTGGAGAAGTCTGGAGTCCTTGACACTATAACAAGTG TTTTAGTGGCACTTTATGAAGAGACTGATAAGCCGAATAATGCACTGGA TTTCATAAAGCTTCACCTTGGAGCATCTGGTCCAGAGCCAGCAGATGCTGAGGCTCTTCGCATGGAGCTGTCTGATCTACAGCAGAAGTGCAACCTGCTCATGGAGGAGAACAAAGAGCTGAGAAACAAG CTGATGCAGTATGAACCATCGCCTGAGGAGGGAGCAGCGGAGTAG